The following proteins are co-located in the Tardibacter chloracetimidivorans genome:
- a CDS encoding GGDEF domain-containing protein, giving the protein MTDTVETLERVKALMIEGGLPPTPINYDLCYRYVAATDAGFVKAVDAARREGKFNGRTATRLRATFFGQTEEDVLAELMDETKDQLDRIAEHVESSGGDARLYKQALDGSSRSLEKGLDPDTHRALLTKMAAATQAMIEKTSQLEDQLVSSSKEILSLRRDLEKARSESRTDPLTGLPNRKAFNAYLEAQTARALADRKPLTLCFLDIDHFKNFNDRWGHALGDEVLRLVAQSMEHFFHGLGFAARYGGEEFVIVLPGKDLEAAGDIAEQFRDFIGSRTIRSKQRNEDVGKITLSLGVSQMRRDDSLESFIDRADTALYAAKQGGRNQVAIEAPATEVAA; this is encoded by the coding sequence GTGACGGACACGGTTGAGACTCTGGAGCGCGTCAAGGCGCTGATGATCGAGGGCGGACTGCCCCCGACGCCGATCAACTATGATCTCTGCTACCGCTATGTCGCCGCGACCGACGCCGGTTTCGTCAAGGCGGTGGATGCGGCGCGGCGCGAGGGCAAGTTCAACGGCAGGACAGCAACCCGGTTGCGCGCGACATTTTTCGGGCAGACCGAGGAGGATGTACTTGCCGAGTTGATGGACGAAACCAAGGATCAGCTGGATCGCATCGCCGAGCATGTCGAGTCGTCCGGCGGGGACGCCCGGCTCTACAAGCAAGCGCTCGACGGCAGCAGCAGGTCGCTGGAAAAAGGGCTGGACCCTGACACGCATCGCGCCCTGCTGACGAAAATGGCTGCCGCGACACAGGCGATGATCGAGAAGACGTCGCAGCTTGAAGATCAGCTTGTGTCGTCGAGCAAGGAGATCCTGAGCCTGAGGCGCGATCTGGAAAAGGCGCGCTCGGAAAGCCGCACCGATCCATTGACCGGCCTTCCGAACCGCAAGGCCTTCAATGCCTATCTGGAAGCGCAGACCGCCCGCGCGCTGGCGGACCGAAAGCCGCTGACTTTGTGCTTCCTCGACATCGATCATTTCAAGAACTTCAACGACCGCTGGGGACATGCGCTGGGCGACGAAGTGCTGAGGCTGGTCGCGCAGAGCATGGAGCATTTCTTCCACGGGCTTGGGTTCGCGGCGCGCTATGGCGGCGAGGAGTTCGTCATCGTGCTGCCCGGCAAGGACCTGGAAGCGGCGGGCGACATCGCCGAACAGTTCCGCGACTTCATCGGCTCACGCACGATCCGCTCCAAGCAGCGCAACGAGGATGTCGGCAAGATCACGCTGTCGCTGGGCGTGTCGCAGATGCGCCGCGACGACAGCCTCGAAAGCTTCATCGACCGCGCCGACACCGCGCTCTATGCAGCCAAGCAGGGCGGCCGCAACCAGGTGGCCATCGAAGCGCCCGCGACCGAGGTGGCTGCCTAA
- a CDS encoding ABC-F family ATP-binding cassette domain-containing protein: protein MAAPILAFEGLGLVQGAGWLFRGLDIFIEERDRLALVGRNGAGKTTLLKLLAGRIEADEGRRTVRPGARVVLLEQDPAVAGFSSLQDYALQGPDAPALHEVAAVADQIGVDLSREAATASGGERRRAAIARALAMNPDVLLLDEPTNHLDLAAIDWLENWLSRYNGAFIAISHDRTFLTRLTRSSLWLERGGIRRAEVGFGGFEAWTEKVYEEEARNAQRLDTKLAQELHWLQRGVTARRRRNQGRLRKLEEMREVRRSMQGPAGVARLAAESGESKTKIVIDAENVTKRFGDRTILKDLTLRVQRGDRIGIVGANGTGKTTLLRLLMGELEPDEGTVRRAKTLDRVVIDQQRKLLQPGKTVRDILADGGDWVEVLGQKKHIQGYLKDFLFEPGLADARIETLSGGEQSRLLLAREFARRSNLMVLDEPTNDLDMETLDLLQEVIADYDGTVLIVSHDRDFLDRTVTAVVGLDGSGKADIVAGGYKDWESRRKPQPAESSAAPKGRPAPSAPKVQTKLSFKEKFELEQLPERIEALNAAIARDEALLSDPALYARDPAGFERLTGAVADARAKLDAAEERWLELAEKAEALGG from the coding sequence ATGGCCGCACCCATTCTCGCATTTGAAGGATTAGGACTGGTTCAGGGCGCCGGCTGGCTGTTCCGTGGGCTGGACATTTTCATCGAGGAACGCGACCGGCTGGCCCTGGTCGGCAGGAATGGTGCTGGCAAGACCACGCTGCTGAAGCTGCTCGCGGGACGGATCGAGGCGGACGAGGGCAGGCGCACGGTGCGGCCGGGCGCGCGGGTCGTGCTGCTGGAGCAGGACCCGGCCGTCGCGGGATTCAGCAGCCTGCAGGATTATGCGCTGCAAGGGCCGGACGCCCCCGCCCTGCACGAGGTGGCGGCCGTCGCAGATCAGATCGGCGTCGATCTCAGCCGGGAAGCGGCGACCGCGAGCGGTGGGGAGCGCAGGCGCGCCGCCATCGCAAGGGCGCTGGCGATGAACCCCGATGTCCTGCTGCTTGACGAGCCGACCAACCATCTGGACCTGGCCGCGATCGACTGGCTGGAGAACTGGCTCTCCCGCTACAACGGCGCATTCATCGCGATCAGCCATGACCGCACCTTCCTGACCCGGCTGACGCGTTCGTCCCTGTGGCTGGAGCGCGGCGGCATCAGGCGGGCGGAGGTGGGTTTCGGCGGTTTCGAGGCATGGACGGAAAAGGTCTATGAGGAAGAGGCGCGAAACGCGCAGCGGCTCGACACCAAATTGGCGCAGGAACTGCACTGGCTTCAGCGCGGCGTCACTGCGCGGCGCAGGCGCAACCAGGGGCGGCTCCGCAAGCTGGAGGAAATGCGCGAGGTTCGCCGTTCCATGCAGGGCCCGGCCGGCGTCGCCCGGCTGGCGGCCGAAAGCGGCGAGAGCAAGACCAAGATCGTCATTGATGCGGAGAATGTGACGAAGCGCTTCGGCGACCGCACGATATTGAAGGATCTCACCCTTCGCGTGCAGCGGGGCGACCGCATCGGCATCGTCGGCGCGAACGGCACCGGCAAGACGACCCTGCTCAGGCTCCTGATGGGGGAACTGGAGCCGGACGAGGGCACCGTCCGCCGCGCAAAGACGCTGGATCGGGTGGTGATCGACCAGCAGCGCAAGCTGCTTCAGCCCGGCAAGACCGTGCGCGACATATTGGCCGACGGCGGCGACTGGGTGGAGGTGCTGGGCCAGAAAAAGCACATCCAGGGCTATCTGAAGGATTTCCTGTTCGAGCCGGGCCTTGCCGACGCACGGATAGAAACATTGTCGGGCGGCGAGCAATCCCGCCTGCTGCTTGCGCGCGAGTTCGCCCGCAGGTCCAACCTGATGGTGCTGGACGAACCGACCAACGATCTCGACATGGAGACGCTGGACCTGCTGCAGGAAGTGATCGCCGACTATGATGGGACGGTGCTGATCGTCAGCCATGACCGCGATTTCCTTGATCGCACGGTAACGGCGGTGGTGGGGCTGGACGGGTCGGGCAAGGCCGATATCGTGGCGGGCGGCTACAAGGACTGGGAATCGAGGCGCAAGCCGCAGCCCGCCGAAAGCAGCGCCGCCCCGAAGGGCCGACCCGCCCCCTCCGCGCCAAAGGTGCAGACGAAGCTCAGCTTCAAGGAAAAGTTCGAGCTGGAGCAGCTGCCGGAGCGGATCGAGGCGCTGAACGCGGCGATCGCGCGGGACGAGGCGCTGCTGTCCGATCCCGCGCTTTATGCCCGCGACCCCGCGGGTTTCGAAAGGCTCACCGGCGCGGTCGCGGATGCGCGCGCAAAGCTGGACGCGGCCGAGGAGCGCTGGCTGGAGCTTGCCGAAAAGGCCGAGGCGCTCGGCGGCTGA
- a CDS encoding response regulator transcription factor — protein sequence MRILIVEDEPNLGRQLRSTLEGAGYAIDLATDGEDGHYLGSTENYDAVILDLGLPEVDGLTVLDRWRKEGKTTPVLVLTARDSWSDKVAGLDAGADDYLAKPFQTEELIARLRALIRRATGNASSELTAGPVRLDTRSGRVTLNGEPVKLTAQEYKLLSYLLHNKGKVVSRTELIEHIYDQDFDRDSNTIEVFVTRIRKKLGADVITTIRGLGYSLDEPA from the coding sequence ATGCGAATCCTTATTGTTGAAGATGAGCCCAACCTGGGCCGCCAACTCCGCTCCACGCTTGAAGGCGCGGGCTATGCCATAGACCTCGCGACCGATGGGGAGGACGGGCATTATCTCGGCTCCACCGAGAATTACGACGCGGTGATCCTCGACCTCGGCCTGCCCGAGGTGGACGGGCTGACCGTGCTCGACCGCTGGCGCAAGGAAGGCAAGACCACGCCCGTGCTGGTGCTGACCGCGCGGGACAGCTGGTCGGACAAGGTCGCCGGGCTGGACGCCGGGGCGGACGACTATCTCGCCAAGCCGTTCCAGACCGAGGAGCTGATCGCCCGGTTGCGCGCGCTGATCCGCCGCGCCACGGGCAATGCCTCGTCAGAGCTGACCGCAGGGCCGGTGCGGCTCGACACCCGTTCCGGCCGCGTGACGCTGAACGGCGAGCCGGTGAAGCTGACCGCCCAGGAATACAAGCTGCTCAGCTATCTGCTTCACAACAAGGGCAAGGTGGTTTCCCGCACCGAACTGATCGAGCATATCTACGATCAGGATTTCGACCGTGATTCGAACACGATCGAGGTTTTCGTCACCCGCATACGGAAGAAGCTTGGGGCCGATGTCATCACCACAATCCGCGGCCTCGGATACAGCCTCGACGAACCCGCCTGA
- a CDS encoding sensor histidine kinase — MSSPQSAASDTASTNPPDGRLRTIMRGSLTQRMIVIAAAWIFVLLAGGAFALDRVLTNAITRNFDAQLSYALNAMIASAEIGPDGEVRFSRPLGDQRFLEPYSGLYWQVTAPEAEPFRSRSLWDRAIDTEEAPASEELYAHDTYEFPQEPLRVLQRDVRLPGSDRLWRFQVAETRVGLNEQIHVLRSTLGWSFAALGLGLVVLAALQAAYGLWPLRKVRRAISEIRSGRMNRVPTDFPPEIEPLVAELNALIEHTEAQSEAARRHAGNLAHALKTPMAVLMNEAMAREPDLAETVIRETGVMRRQINHHLARARAIGRRAAGHARAEVWPSLEAVARAVSRMHSHATVDITGDRHAAVAGERQDLEEMLGNLIENAAKYGSGRVFVTVERNGEFIDILIEDDGPGIPEERRAELFGRGARLDTSKPGTGLGLSIVRDVVEIYGGKIILAESEDLGGLAATLRLPAAEG, encoded by the coding sequence ATGTCATCACCACAATCCGCGGCCTCGGATACAGCCTCGACGAACCCGCCTGACGGCCGGCTGAGGACGATCATGCGCGGGTCGCTGACCCAGCGGATGATCGTGATTGCCGCAGCCTGGATTTTCGTCCTGCTGGCGGGCGGCGCGTTCGCGCTGGACCGGGTGCTGACCAACGCCATAACCCGCAATTTCGACGCGCAGCTTTCCTATGCGCTGAACGCCATGATCGCATCGGCCGAGATCGGCCCCGACGGCGAGGTGCGCTTTTCCCGGCCGCTTGGGGACCAGCGGTTTCTGGAGCCCTATTCCGGCCTTTACTGGCAGGTCACGGCCCCGGAAGCAGAGCCGTTCCGTTCCCGCTCGCTCTGGGACCGGGCGATCGACACCGAGGAAGCTCCGGCAAGCGAAGAGCTGTACGCCCATGACACATATGAGTTTCCGCAGGAGCCGCTTCGCGTGCTGCAACGCGATGTGCGGCTGCCCGGCAGCGACAGGCTGTGGCGCTTCCAGGTCGCCGAAACACGCGTTGGGCTGAACGAGCAGATCCATGTCCTGCGGTCCACGCTGGGCTGGTCGTTCGCGGCGCTTGGCCTTGGGCTGGTGGTGCTCGCCGCGTTGCAGGCGGCCTATGGGCTATGGCCGCTGCGCAAGGTGCGGCGCGCCATTTCGGAAATCCGATCCGGCCGCATGAACCGGGTGCCGACCGACTTCCCGCCCGAGATCGAGCCGCTGGTGGCCGAACTGAACGCGCTGATCGAGCACACTGAAGCGCAATCCGAAGCGGCCCGGCGACACGCCGGAAACCTCGCCCATGCGCTGAAAACGCCGATGGCGGTGCTGATGAACGAGGCCATGGCGCGCGAGCCGGATCTGGCGGAAACCGTGATCCGCGAAACCGGCGTGATGCGCCGCCAGATCAACCATCATCTCGCCCGCGCGCGCGCCATCGGCCGCCGTGCGGCAGGGCATGCGCGCGCAGAGGTGTGGCCTTCGCTGGAGGCGGTCGCCCGCGCCGTGTCGCGGATGCATTCGCACGCCACCGTGGATATCACCGGAGACCGGCACGCGGCCGTCGCGGGCGAACGGCAGGACCTTGAGGAAATGCTCGGCAACCTGATCGAGAATGCCGCCAAATATGGCAGCGGCCGGGTGTTCGTGACGGTGGAACGCAATGGCGAGTTCATCGACATTCTGATCGAGGATGACGGCCCCGGCATTCCCGAAGAACGGCGGGCCGAATTGTTCGGACGCGGCGCGCGGCTGGACACCTCCAAACCCGGGACCGGCCTTGGCCTGTCCATCGTCCGCGACGTCGTCGAAATCTATGGGGGCAAGATAATCCTTGCCGAAAGCGAGGACCTGGGCGGGCTTGCCGCCACGCTGCGGCTTCCGGCGGCCGAGGGGTAG
- a CDS encoding chorismate mutase, which produces MSGEAANTLESYRESIDNIDAALVFMLAERFKITQAVGRYKASHGLPPADGAREKAQVERLRSLAKSANLDPEFSEKFLRFIIDEVIRHHERLRDQ; this is translated from the coding sequence GTGTCCGGAGAGGCGGCGAACACACTGGAGTCATATCGCGAAAGCATCGACAATATCGATGCGGCGCTCGTCTTCATGCTGGCTGAACGGTTCAAGATCACCCAGGCCGTCGGGCGTTACAAGGCAAGCCACGGCCTGCCCCCCGCCGATGGCGCGCGCGAGAAGGCGCAGGTCGAGCGGTTGCGATCGCTCGCCAAGAGCGCGAACCTGGACCCTGAGTTCTCGGAAAAATTCCTGCGCTTCATCATCGATGAGGTGATCCGCCATCACGAGCGGCTGCGCGATCAATAG